The DNA segment GTTGCCGCTCGTGAGGAGGGCATGACAAAGACATTTTCATTCCGCAAAAAGCTTACGGCAGGTAATTCATCTGGCACCCTGATTGGCATAATCGCTAGCTCCTAGACTCTGTTAAGAAAGCATCCATATAAACGTTTAGACTTCTAGATGCCTGAAGATAACGAGTTTTCACCAGCTTGTACAGCATGCAGGATGAAGTTGAAAATCTTTCATCCTGCATTTTGCTAGCAGCAATGCTTACATCCTGATTTCTTGGCCTTTTTTATGTAATAGCAATGAAACCAGCATCGCCATAAAGCACATACCTGAAACGTACCAGAAGAAAGCTGTTTCAATGCCAGCCGCTTTCATCGACAAGGCGACATATTCAGCAGAACCACCAAACAAAGCGTTACCAACGGCATAGGAAAGGCCAACGCCTAATGCGCGAACCTCCGGCGGGAACATTTCTGCCTTCAGCAGCCCACCGATTGAGGTGTACAAGCTCACAATCGTTAGCGCAGCAACGATGAGGACAAAGGCAAGATAGGGATTCGTCACATCTTGTAGCGTGGTAAGTATCGGTACCGTCAGCAATGAAGCCAAGGCGCCAAAAGCGATCATTGAGTTTCGACGCCCAACTTTATCTGACAATCCGCCAAAAATAGGCTGCAACAACATAAAGACGAACAAGGCAGCCGTCATTATTCCGCTCGCCATTTTGGCATCCATACCTGCGGTGTTGACCAGATATTTCTGCATATAGGTTGTAAACGTATAGAAGCTCAGCGAGCCCCCTGCGGTAAAACCAAGTACCATCAGAAAAGCTTTTTTGTTATTCCATAATCCAGATAACGTTCCTGCATCCTTACGCGTTCTGGTTTCTTTGGTTGATGTCTCATGCAGTGAACGGCGCAGATAAAGTGCCACCACCGCTAATAACGCGCCAAGCACAAACGGGACTCGCCAGCCCCACGAGCGTAGCTCTTCGGTGCTCAGCGTCTGCTGTAAGACCACCAAAACCAGCAGTGCTAGCAGTTGGCCGCCAATCAGCGTGACGTATTGAAACGATGCATAAAATCCGCGCTTA comes from the Hafnia alvei genome and includes:
- a CDS encoding MFS family transporter → MADTTPSLAEQQPDDQDTRKRILAIVGASSGNLVEWFDFYVYSFCALYFAPVFFPSGDSTTQLLQTAGVFAAGFLMRPIGGWMFGYIADKHGRRTSMMISVCMMCCGSLVIACLPTYAAIGNWAPALLLLARLFQGLSVGGEYGTSATYMSEVAVEGKRGFYASFQYVTLIGGQLLALLVLVVLQQTLSTEELRSWGWRVPFVLGALLAVVALYLRRSLHETSTKETRTRKDAGTLSGLWNNKKAFLMVLGFTAGGSLSFYTFTTYMQKYLVNTAGMDAKMASGIMTAALFVFMLLQPIFGGLSDKVGRRNSMIAFGALASLLTVPILTTLQDVTNPYLAFVLIVAALTIVSLYTSIGGLLKAEMFPPEVRALGVGLSYAVGNALFGGSAEYVALSMKAAGIETAFFWYVSGMCFMAMLVSLLLHKKGQEIRM